The following DNA comes from bacterium.
TTTCCGTTTCTGCTGCCATCCTTGCGCCCGGGTCTCTGGGCGATCGACTTCAACGAGTGCTCGATCGCCAACTTCAACCGTCCAAACTCGGCCTCGAGGAAGGAATGCTGCTCCTCCAGGCCCGCCATCCGTTCTTCGAGTGACATCCGGGCCGAATCCTGGGCTACCGCCCCCTTCGTCTCTGAGAACAGCTCATCCCGCGTAGCCTCGAGCGCGTCAAGTAGGCGGTTGAGGATCGGCAAGGTGGGGGGTCCGCCTTTCCCTTTTACGTACTCATTGATCCGGGAAATCGAAACCCCCGAGCGATCGTGGAGCTGCCTTTGGGTCATGCCCTTGCGCTCCAGGAGAGCACTCAGCCTCTGCGGCAAGTCACTGAAATGATCCACTGAAGGCAAATCTATCATTTGGGCACCTCCTTGAAGCTCGGCTCGCAGAATACCGTAGAAACATATGGCAGATCAAATTTACATAATCCAAGATTCCGTATTTGCGTTATACTTCTAGGGCTCCCGCGGCGGAAACCGCTAGCAAGCCGCATGATCATCAAGGGACTTCCAGCCTTCAACGACGATCAAGACTCTGGCCGTCCAAAGAGCCGGCTCACCGTCTCTTGCGCGCATCTCCAGCGGACCCGCAACGGTTCCGCCGCCTCGGCTCAGGCGCCCCAAAGGGCGCCCACACGTATCACCTTCTCGAGCGGCGATACCTCGATCACGGTCGCCTTCTGCGATGCCTGCGCCGAGAGGCTGGGGGCAGTCGACGGGGACAGAGCCTCCCACGAAATCGCGGCTCTCGTCATCCTGCGGCAGGATCTCGAAGCCCGGCTCGAGAGCATCGCGGCCGGTCTCGGCGAGGTGCTGCCGCTCCTCAACCAGGCTGACTTCCGAGACCGGGCGCTGGCCACGGCGGGAGAGTCAACCCGCCACGATCCCAACGATAGGCGCAAAGGTCGCACACGTCTTACGGTACAGAACCATCAGCATCTCACCGCCGACATCCTGGCACTCGACTTTGACGAGGGCGGAGAGCGCCTCGAGAACCACATCTACCGGCGAGCAAACACCTGCAGCGCCTGCCGCGAGGCGCTCGAAGAGCTCAGCAGATGGCTGGCCGCACTCGACCACTGCGATCCCGTTGTGGCCCAGGAGTTTCTAACCCGCCACGACTTCTTTAATCGCCTCCTCGCCGATCACGGCAGCCATCACGAGCGGATCGAGGCCGTTCGCACCGACGAGCTCTACCATCAGTGGGGGCTCGCCCGCCTACTCATGGAGGAGTCCCGAGCCAGCCGGAGCGCCAATCCCGAGCTCTCGGCCGAGCTCGCCGAGTTGGCTCTCGCGGTGGCCGGAAGTCTCGACCCCGGCTTCTACCGCACCGAGTACGTATCCGATCTGATCGCCGAAGCCGCCGCCAACTACGCCGACACTCTGCGCGCTCTCGACAACACCGAGGCCGCTGAGATTCTGTTTGAAAAGGCCGCGAGCCGACTCGAGCTCGGCACGGGCAGAGCGCGAATCGCTTCCGGAGTTGCTAGACTGGAAGCTCGCCTGTTAAAGGACCAGGGCCGGCAAGAGGAGGCTCACGAACTCCTAGAGCGAGCAATCGCCTCCCATGAAGAGAAAGACGAAGAGTCCCGCACGATCCTGCATTGGATCCTCGCGTCCCTCGGAGAACGCTCTGACGATGGCCTGCTAGCTCATGGCGCGCCCCAGGACGAAGCCCGGTGAAGAACGGCTCTCGCAGTCCGAGTGGGAGATCATGCGCATCTGTTGGCGGCTCGGCCGAGCCAATGTGCGCCAGATCCTCAGGGAAGACCTCAGGAAGCGCACGCGCGACTACCGGACTATTCTGACCTTCGTCAGCCGCATGGTGCGCAAGGGGTTCTTGAAGGTCGAAAAAGAGGGCAACACCAACTACTACACCGCCGCCCTCGCGCAAGAGAAGGGCCTGCAGCAGGAGATCGAGCGGTTCCTCAAGGATGTCGTCGGCC
Coding sequences within:
- a CDS encoding BlaI/MecI/CopY family transcriptional regulator codes for the protein MRICWRLGRANVRQILREDLRKRTRDYRTILTFVSRMVRKGFLKVEKEGNTNYYTAALAQEKGLQQEIERFLKDVVGPKRENLELVQKAVERRLRRKRKR
- a CDS encoding helix-turn-helix transcriptional regulator gives rise to the protein MIDLPSVDHFSDLPQRLSALLERKGMTQRQLHDRSGVSISRINEYVKGKGGPPTLPILNRLLDALEATRDELFSETKGAVAQDSARMSLEERMAGLEEQHSFLEAEFGRLKLAIEHSLKSIAQRPGRKDGSRNGNAAG